One segment of Pantoea sp. Lij88 DNA contains the following:
- the nuoE gene encoding NADH-quinone oxidoreductase subunit NuoE: protein MHDQHIAIKTIDPNEVFVLSAEEHHAIEHEKHHYEDARAASIEALKIVQKQRGWVPDGAINAIADVLGIPASDVEGVATFYSQIFRQPVGRHVIRYCDSVVCHITGYQGIQSALEQQLNIKPGQTTSDGRFTLLPTCCLGNCDKGPTMMVDEDTHVHLTPEGIPSLLEQYQ from the coding sequence ATGCACGATCAACACATTGCCATTAAAACGATCGACCCTAACGAGGTCTTCGTGCTGAGCGCGGAAGAGCATCACGCCATTGAGCACGAAAAACACCACTACGAAGATGCGCGTGCAGCCTCGATTGAAGCGCTGAAGATCGTGCAGAAACAGCGCGGCTGGGTGCCGGACGGCGCGATCAACGCGATTGCCGACGTCCTGGGTATCCCGGCGAGTGATGTTGAAGGTGTGGCGACGTTTTACAGCCAGATCTTCCGCCAGCCGGTTGGCCGCCATGTGATCCGTTACTGTGACAGCGTGGTCTGTCACATCACCGGTTATCAGGGCATCCAGTCCGCACTGGAGCAGCAGCTGAATATCAAACCGGGTCAGACGACCTCTGATGGCCGCTTTACGCTGCTGCCGACCTGCTGCCTGGGCAACTGCGACAAGGGCCCAACGATGATGGTGGATGAAGACACGCATGTGCATCTGACGCCGGAAGGCATCCCTTCTTTGCTGGAGCAGTATCAATGA